In Fragaria vesca subsp. vesca linkage group LG5, FraVesHawaii_1.0, whole genome shotgun sequence, the genomic stretch CACCGATCAGGGAATGGGTCTATGGGATTAAGCTAAAGTGATCAGTGCTTCTTAGTCCAGTCACTATTTTGTTCGGTCAAAACCTCTCCTCCTCCGGTCATCCTCTTTCCCAACCATTCAATTTGACTGAAACTTGATCCTCCTCTCCCTCTCTCATCCCCAATTACAAAACCAAAAACAATTAAAGTAGGAATCGAAGTACAAGTCTTGAATGGGTGGGCATGCCTCAGCATTCCAAATCTTCAATTTCTCATCTCCTTCGACAATTAGAGGCTTAAACTTTACATCTTATATACACAACATTCAATTACAAAACTCAGGTTATTATTAACTTACCCATTAATTCAAACTCCACCTCCATATTGAAGAATCCCGATTATTGAGTAAAGAAATTTTGGGAGGAATGAAACCCATTGTTATTGCTCTTCCTAGTAGAAGAATTTGGGGCAAAGAAAAACATATCATGTTTCTGGAAAGGGGATAATTGGTCCATGTTTTCTGGGTTTAGAAATGTAAGAGAGAGGAAGAGAAGCAGTCAAAACGAAAAGAGAAAGAGGAAGAATGTGATGGAACCCACACGGAGGAGCTGCAGTTAATCTCTCTAGCCGGCACGTGTCCATCCGCAATATTACTCATTTGTGGACGTCCTCCTTGGATTGCCGCTGTACATGTGTGTGTATATATATATAAGGCTCTTCCGTTAAGGTTTCTTTTACATGTATATATGAAGGACGGGGGATTACACCTATTTTTTTATTATATTTTTGAATCTTCACCGTTCAGTTTGTTAATCTTTATATATAGATCAATTCTGTAAATTTTCAGCTAATTTGGTGATCGTTAAGATGTCGAACAAGTTTAAATCAATGAACGAACCAAATCTGCCAAACCTGAACCGTTCATGTTTATAATTATAAATCGTAGTTTTGAATGCCTTAACGATCACCAAAATTTCTGAAAATTTGCAGAAGTGATCTACTCATATTGAACTACATATTGAACGGTGGAGATTCAAAAATATAATTGAAAAATGGGTGTAATCCCCCATCCCTCATATATGTCAAAAAAATGAATCCCTTAGTGGAAGAGCCTTATATATATATTTATATATATTAGGGCCCTTCCAATGAGGGATCCCTATTTTTTGTCACTTTTAGAGATATGTCCACACCATTAGATCTGTTTTTTAATGGGCTTGTATGGCTGAGAATTTAAAAAAAAAAAAAAAAACCCTTAATACTTATGTCAAACCTACACCGTTCAAGATTATTAAAAATAAATCCATCATTTGGATGACTTAACGATCACCAAATTTTCTAAAATTTGGTGAAATGATCTATTCATATAGCCCAATGAACTGAACGGTGAAGATTTGATTTTATGATCGAAAAGTTCGTCAAATGATCTATCCTTAGAAATGAACAAAAAATGGATCCCTTATTAGAAGGGCCCTGATATATATCCCTCATATATGTCAAAAAAATGAATCCCTTAGTGGAAGAGCCCTATATATATATAACATCCACCAACTCCAAATTAGACCCATTGATAGAGCAATACAATTCGCTGACAAATTTCCAGACGTCATTTTAGATAAAAATCAATTACAAAGATTCTTATGATCTTTAAATTATGTTGCAGATTTTTACAAAAACCTTAGGAAACATTGCAAACCCTTATTCGATAGATCACAAAAAAACCCTTCCCCTTGGACATCAGTTTAGGGTTTAGGGTATAGAGGTATCCTCAAACAACAACTTTCTCCCAATCATCCTGAGCAAATTGTTCGTTTTCATTCTGGAATTTGGAATCCAGCTCAATCAAATTATAGTATTATTAAAAAAGAAATTTTATCAATTGTCTTATGTATAAGTAAATTTTAAGATGATTTATTAAATCAAAATTTTTTTGTCAGAGTTTATTGTAAAAGTGCAAAAGATGTTTTGGAAAAAGATGTTTAAAACATTGCCAGCAAACAAATCTTTGCCCGTTAAGTATTTTTGATTTCAAAATTGCATTCATTAAAGGAAGTGACAACCATATCCCAGATTTCCTAACTCGTGAATTTTTACAGGGCGCCAAAACATGAAGCCCAGTTCATCCAAAGGGAGAAATCCCGGAAAATCAATAGCTACAACATCCTCTCCAGTTAAGTCAGAATCACCTGAGTCAAACCCTAGCATAGTTCCTTATGCAGGACATTCCCCCATTCCATTAGTCAATCAGTATAGTGCTCTTGGTAGCACCCTCAGTCAATCTAAACCCAATTACCAGTCAGCTTTAGTCAACCAATTAATTTGACCCCTACAAATCAGACTCCTCATTCAACTCTCCAGTTAATTATAAAAAATCCTCCCCTTACTTTGACAGGGCTAAACATTTCACAGGGCTGAACATTTCCTATTTTATATTGAACCTTCTATGAGTCATATAAAAAATCTCATTTCTTTAGTCAAAAGTTATTTTGGTCCAACTTCTCATTACCCTCCAGGTAAATCTTTAGTATTCTATAAAGACGTTTTGTATAAATCTGAGTCAATATCCATTAAACCAATTCATGACCCAAAAGTCCCATCTAAAATATTATATCATTCCCTCTACATAATTCGTATTATTTCATTATCTCAATGGGGTGATTCCCCCTCTACTCCTCACAAATATGATACAGTCACATTTACTTATCATGATTATATTGAAGCATGGAGTAAAATATTCCTCCACCAAACAGAGGATTTTAGTCATTCGATTCATGGTTTCTCAATTTCGACAGAAGATTCAATCGCCAATTCCCTATGTGGTTTGGCAATTGGTGGAATGATCATGGATGCCCTTTTAATCTTCTCCCCGTTTTGAAAGGGTAAATTAAAGTAATTAAAGGTAGTCCTAGAATTACTTTATCAGTTAAATTTTTTACCAATCAAGACAAACGAAGTTTTGAAAAAAACATTGTTTTGGCAGATATGGGCTTTAGGGATTTCGCATTTAATATCCATTTTTGTTCCATTAGCTGATCGTAAAGATTCTTTTGTTTTTTCAAAATATTTTGAAGGTATTAAGCCTTCTTGGATACAGTTAAAATGGTACACTACTGTCCAACTCAACTCTTGATCGTTTTCACTTCANNNNNNNNNNNNNNNNNNNNNNNNNNNNNNNNNNNNNNNNNNNNNNNNNNNNNNNNNNNNNNNNNNNNNNNNNNNNNNNNNNNNNNNNNNNNNNNNNNNNNNNNNNNNNNNNNNNNNNNNNNNNNNNNNNNNNNNNNNNNNNNNNNNNNNNNNNNNNNNNNNNNNNNNNNNNNNNNNNNNNNNNNNNNNNNNNNNNNNNNNACTCAAAACACTTCAACTGTACTGAAGTCATAATTTTCTTTATGTTGAGTTCATATGGCATCTGGCTTCAAAATCCTGGTGTTCGACGAGTGTATCAAAATACAAATTTTTTTTTTCTTGAGGGGATGGAGACAAGTCTTGAGGTTGGTTCATTGTCGGCTTATTCCTTGGTGTTATAGGTATGTAATAGCAGTTGTAGAATTTACAAATGATCCTATATAGCAATTATGATTCATTGATTCTCGTTGCGCCTGTTGTCAAAATCATTCTTCTCTGCTACCAAAGTCATTCCTAAATCAAACCCTAATCCTCTTATTCCTAATGACCCTGTTTAACGGATGGCTCAACTGCACATTGTATGTTGAAAAGTTTGTTCACATATGCCATCTGTCTCCCACTTTTGCTAGTCACCATGAATTTCATCAAATTTTTCTACTATTCCAATGAAGCTTTGTCTCTTTTAATCAGTACAATTGTGTTTTTGATAGTCATGTCTTTTTACACTCTAAAAATGTTATATATTAAATTCTTCAGAAAAAGAGGTTAATAATCAATTTCACACAAAAAAATGTGGTTATTTTTCTAAATAATGAAATAGTCGGTTTAGAGACTTGGGGAGCAAGAAAGAGTGGGCCAACTTCTTGAGCACCAAGCACCTCACCCTCCTATAAACCATACGACGTCGCTCTCCTTCTCACCACTCTCGCTCCAAAACCCCAAATCATCATCGAAATCAACCCCAAAACCCTAACCCCCAAATTTCCAATGGCACCTTCTCTCATCGGTCCACCATCCCTCAGGCAATCCCCAACCCCGGCGGCCCAGCCACCGGCCAAAACCCCTTCCGGCGACCCATTCATCGACCTCATGGTCGCCGATTTCAACAACCTGGCCCAAAACCCTCCCAGGCCCCAAATGGGCTTCACCGAGAACGGCTCCGCCACCTTCGTCACCACCGGCGATCCTTGCCTCGACCTCTTCTTCCACGTCGTCCCCAACACTCCGGCGTCGTATCTCAACCAGCAGCTCCCTCTGGCCTGGGCCCACAACGCCCTCACCACTCTAAAACTCATCTGCAACCTCCGCGGCGTACGTGGCACCGGCAAGTCCGATAAAGAAGGGTTCTACACGGCGGCATTTTGGCTCCACAAGCACCACCCCAAAACCCTAGCCTGCAACGTGGCGTCCCTCGCCGAGTTCGGGTACTTCAAGGACCTGCCGGAGATTCTGTACCGCCTTCTTGAAGGCGAAGACGTGAGGAAGAAGCAGAAGTCCGATTGGATGATGAGGAAGTCCGGCGGGGCCAAAATTCGCAAGGCGGCGAGGGTTCCGTTTTTCAGAGGCCGCGGTGGCAGACGTGGCGGCGGTGCTAAGAGAGGCAGGGGAGGCCGCCGAGGAAACAATTACAACAAGAACCCTGTGGCGGCGAAGGAGATTCGGGTGCTGAATTCGATGGAGAGGGCAAAATGGGAAAAGGAAAAAGCCTCTGCCTTGAGGAAGGAGAAGTTCGCGGCCATGGCGAAGAAGGCGGTGGAGAGGTACCAGCGTGACCCGGACTACAGATTCTTGCACGAAAGAGTTTCGGATCTTTTTGCAGAGTGCTTGAAATTGGATATGGAGAGTTTTAAGGCCAATCAGTACAAGAAGATAAGCCTGGCTGCGAAATGGTGTCCTTCTCTGGATTCGTCTTTCGATCGTGCTACTCTGCTGTGTGAAAGCATTGCAAGGAAGGTTTTCGCTAGAGAATCGTATCCGGAGTATGAGGGAGTTGAGGATGCACATTATGCTTATAGAGTGCGAGACAGGTTGAGGAAGGATGTGTTGGTGCCGTTGAGGATAGTGCTGGAGCTGCCGGAGGTTTATATGGGGGCTAATCTGTGGGGAGCTATTCCTTACAATAGAGTGGCGTCTGTGGCGATGAAGCTTTACAAGGAGAAGTTCTTGAAGCATGATGAGGAGAGGTTTAAGAAGTATCTGGAGGATGTGAAGGCCGGGAAGAGTACTATTGCGGCCGGTGCGCTGCTTCCGCATGAGATCATAGCCTCTCTGAATGATGGGGATGGAGGGCAAGTCGCCGAGCTTCAATGGAAGAGAGTGGTGGAGGACTTGTTGAAGGAAGGGAAGATGAAGAACTGCTTGGCTGTGTGTGATGTGTCCGGAAGCATGCATGGGACTCCTATGGATGTGTGTGTGGCTTTGGGGATGTTGGTGGCTGAATTGAATGAGGAGCCCTGGAAAGGGAAGGTGATCACATTCAGTGCCAATCCTCAGCTTCATTTGATACAAGGGAATGATCTAAGCTCCAAGTCTGAGTTTGTGAAGCGAATGGATTGGGGAGGCAACACTGATTTTCAGAAGGTGTTTGATCTGATCCTCCAAGTGGCTGTGAATGGGAACTTGAAGCCGGAGCAAATGATTAAGAGGGTGTTTGTTTTCAGTGACATGGAATTCGATGAGGCTTCAGGCTATGGAGGGTATGGAGGGTATGGAATGTATGGAGGGTATGGAGGATATGGAAGGAATCAAGTTCCAAGGGGATGGGAGACTGATTATGAAGTGATTCAGAGGAAGTACAGGGAGAAAGGGTATGGTGATGCAGTGCCACAGATAGTTTTCTGGAATCTGAGGGACTCGAAGGCTACCCCAGTGCCTGGGACTCAACCAGGAGTGGCGCTACTGAGTGGCTTCTCCAAGAATTTGCTCAAGCTGTTCTTGGATAATGATGGGGAGATTCGCCCTGACACAACCATGGAAGCAGCAATTTCGGGTCCTGAGTATCAAAAGCTGGTTGTGCTGGACTGAGTAGTCGGATGATCGATCACCATCTTTCAGGTCTATCTGTAGTAGTAGTAGTAGACTAGTTTTGTAGTTTCTTTTGTACAAGAAAACTGAAAGTGAAATGAAAAACATCTTCCTTTTTTCTGCAATTTGGCTCTGTTTGGAACTTCAATTTGCTCTAACTTGTGAATGATCATTGCCTTATGTTAACAGCAACGATAACTTTGTCATCATAGCTAACTTTGTTCTTTAAACTGCCTTCTGATACTAGCTATTTAGGTTTTGGAATTTGGATATATGATTTTGTTCTGTTTTTGCTTTTGTTGCTTTTTAGTTTTCTGGTGGCTATGATTTGGGTCTTTGTGATCATGTGAAATACTTTGTCATCATGATTGCCTGATGAACATTTTAGGGTGTGTGTTAATTCTCTCTTCAGAATTTCCCTTCTAGCTACCAGCCTATCTTGAAATTGTTTGTTTCACATTGACATGGGCAGATCAGGCATGTAGCTTGAAATCCATGTTCATACTGTTCGTATTCAATTTTGAAGTAAATATGTAACAGAAGTAAATATGCATTTTTAATCCTATAGCATGTCTCATCGATCTGCTTTTGTCACAGGTTATTCGCTACTGTTCTTGAAAGCTAATTAATGAGGTGAATTACACAAACAATGGTGTAATCCTTGTTAGTTCTGCAGAGCTTCTTATAGCATTGTGTTTTGCTCCAACACCTCCCCACGAGCATGCTGTATCTTATGGACCAATGCTTCTAATGTCCCTTATTGAATACTAGCTAGGGTCTTCCACAAAAATGAGTTATCTTATATGGTGTTAAAAGAATTAATACTTGGAGATGCAGAGTTGGAGAGTGAATACTTCGACTCGATTTAGGATTTTTGGTGTCATGGATTTATTGTTGTTAAGCATATATCATTATTGGTATGAGTTCTGAGTTCTGAGTTGTGACATATTGTTACTGTTAGAAATCGGAAAACAAATCTTTTTTTTTGTGTGCAGTTCCTCTGGCTGGTGTAGTGAAATCTCTTTATTTCTGCAGATATGGTTGGACTAGTACTGATTTTACTTTCCCATTTTGAGAGGTTTTAAATGTAGTGCCTAGTTCTGTATCTTGTCAAAGTTGAAGACTGAGATCTTGTAAAGTGTTCTTAATTACATGGTTCTGAAATTGCTAAAAATAGTTGATTATATGTAAGTCTCCTGTGAGTCATTG encodes the following:
- the LOC101314465 gene encoding uncharacterized protein L728-like, with the translated sequence MAPSLIGPPSLRQSPTPAAQPPAKTPSGDPFIDLMVADFNNLAQNPPRPQMGFTENGSATFVTTGDPCLDLFFHVVPNTPASYLNQQLPLAWAHNALTTLKLICNLRGVRGTGKSDKEGFYTAAFWLHKHHPKTLACNVASLAEFGYFKDLPEILYRLLEGEDVRKKQKSDWMMRKSGGAKIRKAARVPFFRGRGGRRGGGAKRGRGGRRGNNYNKNPVAAKEIRVLNSMERAKWEKEKASALRKEKFAAMAKKAVERYQRDPDYRFLHERVSDLFAECLKLDMESFKANQYKKISLAAKWCPSLDSSFDRATLLCESIARKVFARESYPEYEGVEDAHYAYRVRDRLRKDVLVPLRIVLELPEVYMGANLWGAIPYNRVASVAMKLYKEKFLKHDEERFKKYLEDVKAGKSTIAAGALLPHEIIASLNDGDGGQVAELQWKRVVEDLLKEGKMKNCLAVCDVSGSMHGTPMDVCVALGMLVAELNEEPWKGKVITFSANPQLHLIQGNDLSSKSEFVKRMDWGGNTDFQKVFDLILQVAVNGNLKPEQMIKRVFVFSDMEFDEASGYGGYGGYGMYGGYGGYGRNQVPRGWETDYEVIQRKYREKGYGDAVPQIVFWNLRDSKATPVPGTQPGVALLSGFSKNLLKLFLDNDGEIRPDTTMEAAISGPEYQKLVVLD